In Burkholderia savannae, one genomic interval encodes:
- a CDS encoding DNA-directed RNA polymerase: protein MTLPRTQVELERETREAGRARAVDMMDRRERDGHADTNPYAAAVYRRWLLPLADVIEAEVQSTGKAGRRAAHVALLKPLDPRAVAHIAVRAALVSLLKDGDGDVRRVARAMGRDIYGELVLSAFAHVQPEIYWTLLHNLAKRRSTAANHRVNVIRNAANSHEVELPQWLPTDREQVSLWLIEQLRLLGMVDVRKRTTTAMGGKYVTEMDISMTDAAKAVVGGIRQAVEYTMPYALPFIEQPKDWVSMFDGGYHTQEMRRQLPGFVNFGKTSLTLDEMAELDMPNVREAINHLQAVRWRVNKRVLSAMKDCARHGIDMDEIISQAEKPKPTPPEWLTPEMKKEDMTGDELVEFSQWKRRVAEWHTERKLNGTKWGRFYMTTRMADKFRDYPVIYFLYQADFRGRLYAQTTGISPQGSDMQKALLEFAEGKRLDTPEAVRWFKIAGANRFGVDKVPFEDRIAWVHKNEQYILQFAADPVSHHGWREADSPLQFLAWCFEYVDWRAAPATFESRVAVGLDGSCNGLQHFSAMLRDSVGGRAVNLVPSDRPNDIYQRVADVVALKLSDPNLTLRHERDSIFKEKWKAHGMNRSIVKRSVMTLPYGSTRFSCAEFIVEDYLSKGKAVQFETTEYRLAAEFLSHLVWEAISEVVIAAAAAMSWLQRAAGLLLKRGGQQIGWTAPSGFKVQQAYFEIEVVRVNSKLLGHTMIKVANGESNVPSARRHKNGIAPNFVHSMDAAHLTLTVQDCKRNGVNSMAMIHDDYGTHAADTEKLYRAVRKTFVEMYETHDPLVDFRDQFEDLPALPSRGDLSLAQVQESPFFFA from the coding sequence ATGACCCTGCCGCGTACGCAGGTTGAACTGGAGCGCGAGACTCGGGAAGCCGGAAGGGCTCGCGCCGTGGACATGATGGACAGGCGGGAGCGGGACGGCCACGCAGATACCAACCCGTACGCGGCAGCCGTGTACCGGCGTTGGCTTCTCCCGCTGGCAGATGTAATCGAGGCTGAGGTGCAGAGCACCGGAAAGGCAGGACGCCGTGCGGCGCACGTCGCGCTGCTGAAGCCGCTGGACCCGCGCGCTGTGGCGCACATCGCGGTGCGCGCGGCGCTGGTGTCATTGCTCAAGGACGGTGACGGTGATGTGCGTCGTGTAGCTCGTGCGATGGGCCGCGACATTTATGGTGAACTGGTGCTGTCTGCATTTGCGCACGTTCAGCCTGAGATTTACTGGACGCTGCTGCACAACTTGGCGAAGCGCCGGAGCACAGCGGCGAACCACCGGGTCAACGTGATACGAAACGCGGCGAACAGCCACGAGGTTGAGTTGCCACAGTGGCTTCCCACCGACCGCGAGCAGGTTTCCCTATGGCTGATCGAGCAGCTCCGATTACTCGGCATGGTCGATGTGCGTAAACGCACGACGACGGCGATGGGCGGCAAGTACGTCACGGAGATGGACATCTCGATGACAGACGCAGCTAAGGCTGTCGTCGGAGGTATCAGGCAGGCCGTCGAGTACACCATGCCGTACGCTCTCCCCTTCATTGAGCAACCGAAGGATTGGGTGTCGATGTTCGACGGCGGCTACCACACGCAGGAAATGCGTAGGCAGCTTCCCGGTTTCGTGAACTTCGGCAAGACGAGCCTGACGCTGGACGAAATGGCCGAGCTGGACATGCCTAACGTGCGGGAGGCGATCAACCACTTACAGGCAGTGCGGTGGCGGGTGAACAAGCGGGTGCTATCCGCGATGAAGGACTGCGCCCGCCACGGCATCGACATGGACGAGATCATCTCGCAGGCCGAGAAGCCGAAGCCGACACCGCCTGAGTGGCTGACTCCCGAGATGAAGAAGGAGGACATGACAGGCGACGAACTGGTCGAGTTCTCTCAGTGGAAGCGTCGGGTTGCCGAGTGGCACACCGAGCGCAAGCTGAACGGTACGAAGTGGGGGCGCTTCTACATGACAACCCGCATGGCCGACAAGTTCAGGGACTACCCGGTCATCTACTTCCTGTACCAAGCGGACTTCCGGGGCCGTCTGTATGCACAGACAACTGGCATCAGTCCACAGGGCAGTGACATGCAGAAGGCACTGCTCGAATTCGCTGAAGGCAAACGGCTAGATACTCCTGAAGCCGTGCGCTGGTTCAAGATCGCAGGAGCCAATCGTTTCGGGGTGGACAAGGTGCCCTTCGAAGATCGCATCGCATGGGTACACAAGAATGAGCAATACATCCTCCAATTCGCAGCCGACCCCGTCAGCCACCACGGCTGGCGAGAAGCCGATTCGCCCCTTCAATTTCTGGCATGGTGCTTCGAGTACGTTGACTGGCGAGCAGCGCCAGCTACTTTCGAATCTAGGGTCGCGGTGGGGCTCGACGGCTCGTGCAATGGCCTACAGCACTTCTCGGCAATGCTGCGAGATTCTGTTGGCGGACGGGCGGTTAATCTCGTACCGAGTGATCGACCAAACGACATCTACCAGCGCGTAGCTGATGTCGTGGCGCTCAAACTGTCCGACCCAAATCTGACGTTGCGACACGAGCGCGATTCTATTTTCAAGGAGAAGTGGAAGGCTCATGGCATGAACCGCTCGATTGTGAAGCGTTCTGTCATGACGCTGCCGTACGGATCGACTCGGTTCTCCTGCGCAGAGTTCATTGTCGAGGACTATCTAAGCAAGGGCAAGGCCGTTCAGTTCGAGACGACTGAGTATCGGCTTGCTGCCGAGTTCCTGTCCCATCTGGTATGGGAGGCTATCAGCGAGGTGGTCATTGCTGCTGCCGCTGCGATGTCTTGGTTACAGCGAGCTGCTGGGCTTCTCCTCAAGCGCGGCGGGCAACAGATCGGATGGACGGCCCCGTCTGGTTTCAAGGTGCAGCAGGCGTACTTCGAGATCGAGGTTGTCCGCGTGAACAGTAAGTTGCTAGGACACACGATGATTAAGGTGGCGAACGGTGAGAGCAATGTGCCTAGCGCGCGTCGCCACAAGAATGGCATTGCGCCGAACTTCGTGCACAGCATGGACGCCGCTCATTTGACATTAACTGTTCAGGATTGCAAACGGAATGGGGTCAATTCGATGGCGATGATTCACGACGATTACGGAACGCACGCGGCGGATACCGAGAAGCTCTACCGCGCTGTCCGCAAGACCTTTGTGGAGATGTATGAAACACATGACCCGCTCGTTGATTTCCGCGATCAGTTCGAAGACCTCCCGGCTTTGCCTAGCCGGGGTGATCTGTCTCTCGCTCAGGTTCAAGAGAGCCCGTTCTTCTTCGCTTGA
- a CDS encoding deoxynucleotide monophosphate kinase family protein, with the protein MAKVVGIMGLAGAGKDTVAQILQRGLVSAGLKHVVIGGFADYLRDIADHIGLNPFRRETKETPHVVGRDEFENRLFDAIENKFCRLLPMNTRADLFAHTYDDCEEFLADKTSTFPYYSISPRQFMQTIGNAGRKVNEDFWIKLARAKWDALPGIVLVTDCRFENEAAVADKIILVRRPDVSPVAEHVSEQLAAALTEGAVTIPGMEIIDNDGSLDDLGAEVSIMAASYADFFATAY; encoded by the coding sequence ATGGCTAAGGTAGTCGGAATCATGGGGCTGGCTGGCGCTGGCAAGGACACGGTTGCGCAGATTCTCCAGCGAGGGCTGGTCAGCGCAGGGCTCAAGCACGTCGTCATCGGCGGCTTCGCGGACTACCTGCGCGACATCGCAGATCACATCGGGCTGAATCCGTTCCGTCGCGAGACGAAGGAAACGCCGCACGTCGTCGGACGAGATGAGTTCGAGAACCGACTGTTCGACGCAATCGAGAACAAGTTCTGCCGCCTGCTCCCGATGAACACGCGAGCAGATTTGTTTGCGCACACCTACGACGACTGCGAGGAGTTCCTCGCGGACAAGACCTCGACGTTCCCGTACTACTCGATCAGTCCGCGCCAGTTCATGCAGACCATCGGCAACGCAGGCCGCAAGGTCAACGAGGACTTCTGGATCAAACTGGCCCGCGCGAAGTGGGACGCGCTGCCCGGCATCGTGCTAGTCACGGATTGCCGCTTCGAGAACGAGGCCGCGGTCGCCGACAAGATCATTCTCGTCCGCCGCCCGGACGTATCGCCTGTTGCTGAGCATGTTAGCGAACAGCTCGCTGCTGCGCTCACGGAAGGCGCGGTGACGATCCCCGGCATGGAGATCATCGACAACGACGGCTCGCTAGATGACCTCGGGGCTGAGGTGTCGATCATGGCCGCGTCGTACGCCGACTTCTTTGCAACCGCTTATTAA
- a CDS encoding endonuclease domain-containing protein: MDDDTVVDHDHRTGECRAVVCRWCNAVLGKIENWAFRIGQGVDPLMFLRNVSVYLGPNAETGSVLHGVGKGVIYPSHKTEDEKRLARNKKARVARAKAKLAKED, translated from the coding sequence ATGGACGACGACACCGTGGTTGACCACGATCACCGCACTGGCGAGTGCCGAGCCGTGGTGTGCCGCTGGTGCAACGCGGTGCTCGGCAAGATCGAGAATTGGGCGTTCCGCATCGGGCAAGGAGTTGACCCGCTGATGTTCCTCCGCAACGTGTCGGTGTACCTCGGCCCGAACGCTGAGACTGGCTCTGTGCTGCACGGAGTCGGCAAGGGCGTCATCTACCCATCCCACAAGACCGAGGACGAGAAGCGCCTCGCACGTAACAAGAAGGCACGCGTCGCCCGCGCCAAAGCCAAGCTCGCCAAGGAGGATTAA